The Solanum stenotomum isolate F172 unplaced genomic scaffold, ASM1918654v1 scaffold35436, whole genome shotgun sequence genome contains the following window.
TTTGTGCTTGTTTCATCTTTCCACTTTTCTTTCGTTTTGTTTGGTTGaggttgacttgtcttggtgggaatagGCAAGTGGTCATCACGTTcaattttgggtcgtgacaaatgatatcagagccctaggttaaTAGGTTTCACGTGTCTACAAGCCAAGTCTAAGTAGAGAGTGAATTAGTAGCATCTGGTGAGCGCTTCATTGCTTTGCGTGGCAAGACATTTTTCGAATTGATATGgttctttttatcttttcaaaaaCTCTTAGAGTCGCTCCAGTTTTCCTTTCCTTTATTAGAGTGTGATATGGTTCTGTGGAATTTTGCGCCGGTCACGGTCCTAAATTAGATCGTGACAGTAGTAAATATAACAGTTTTATTGACATGACactaaattgtgtttgtatacTATTAGCGACTCGTGTTTAGGGACGAAAGATTGACGAATATTGTTTCGTCATAAAGAACTTTTTGTGacgaaatataattttaaagtgATAATATAATTCATCACtgataatgaattttttttgtagcGTCTTTTCACAACAACATATAGCACGGTTTATATCATTTGTGTACATTTTTATGCCTTTAAGCAATGATTGttaatcatatattttgaagtattttaataatagaaaaattgagACTAAGAGTTCTTTCTTCATAATCtaaataaaaaacattaaaatcttACTATCAAATACAATGAAGGAATCAGTGACTTATCccaaaatttaacattttgattttgacacttagcttcAAACTTTGTTATCTTTTTAGTCTGACAAAATAGTAAACACACTGACACTGCATAGGCATTACTTATTTGATAGTATTAAGCATACAATAGGCCCTCAGGCCTCAACTTATCACACCCAACCTGCATATTCTTTGTTCAAAGATTTTGGTAGAGTTCCACAGCCAGTCTTGGAGAAACAAATGGTTGAAGAGGCTTCACTTTAGGTAAGGCAATGCCTAAGCCCTCACTTAAATCTATTGGTTCCTCTCTTGTCGTTGATATATTGAATCCATGAAGTAATTTTGCTAGCGTCAAATGCACTACTTGACTTCCAAACGTCAAACCAGGGCACATTCTTCTTCCAGAGCTAAATggaatatattcaaaattttgtccTCTAAAATTAAACTCTGAATGTTCCTTCAAGAACCACCTCTCTGGTTTAAACTCATTCGGATCTTCCCAAATTCTCGAGTCTCGTTGAAGCTTCCACAAGTTAACAATCAAACGAGTTCCCTTTTTAATATGATAATTACCAACGTAACAGTCTTCGATGGCCTCTCGAGGCCCTGCCAAAGGACCAGGTGGGTAGAGACGTAAGGTTTCTTTTACTATGGCTTGCAAATAAGGAAGGTTTTTGATGTCGGATTCTTCAACCCATCTATTTCTTCCTACATGCTCATCTAGCTCATCCTGGGCTAATTTCAATGAGCGGGTGTCATTTATTAGCATAGATAGTGCCCATATTAATGTCTCTGCAGTGCTCTCTGAGGCTGTCATGATAAGTATCTGCGCAACTAACATTCTTTTCATGACGGACTAAATCAAAAGTGTGCAAGATAAATTAggataagaaaatataaacttataatTCTTAGTATAATTTTAGGTTAAATTACATAGAGCATATAGTGGTAGTCAGTTAACtttatcattgttcaatataaTTATgtctacaaaaaatatttttctttgttgattaggtgaaaaattataaatagaaaaaaagatttaatattttggtaaataaaattattaaggTCAAtcgtatttctttattttgttccttCCATCATTCCTCacttttatgattatgatacGCCAAATCTGATTCGATGGTGAgtgaagtaattttttttcttcaatttattAGAATGGCGTGTTTCATGCCATTAATGAACTTGAAAACAAGAGGGATTtgctttatttatataaataaacgTAATGTTGTACACGAAATAATATTTCAATGGGTGAAAAGTATAGGATATTTGTAACAAATACTTACTCTATTCGTTTTTAgttgtcataattttcattttagaaTAAACCATAATGTCGTTATCCcattttacttgtccattttgaaaaatcaagaaaatacaatttGCTTACCTATTATTTCCtcaattaataaattttgaaaaaggtaaaacctctttaatgagtaaattgattttggaattctatcaattaataggagtaaaaGAGTAAACTCAATAcgacaattattattttcttaataagtgtatcaagtaaaaaatggacaagtaaataagAACAGAGAAAGtatgaattttgactaatattttaagatgtattttttcatcaagatgaaaaaaattgcaattcATAGTAtttttggtataattttttaaaaatatctaaaattttatttttaaaaatcaaagaaatgaaatctaatttaactttaaaaattaatgaatttgactctaaaaacacgcaacataacaactaaaaaggaactGAGAGAATAACTTTTAAGCTCAGATTGGGGCATCCAATTATATTCATGACATGGGCCATGGCTATAAGTAACCAAAGCAGTCGAGATAAAGATGGCTTACCAAAGCTGTTGCCTTGATAATGGCATTACGGTCGTATCCAGACTCCATTGTTTCCTCAGGAAGCGTAGAAAgcatcacatcaaaaaaatCAGATTGGTCTGATCCACTAGAATTTGAATCacaatcttttcttttctctataTGTTGTTTTAACCAGCTATCCAACACACTATCAACTTCTTTATTAGTCTGTTTCATTGATTTAATGTATCCACCAATATCCATCCATTCAATCGACGGAATTGCATCAGAAAAAACAAAAGTCCCACCGAGGTACAACACTTTCTTTATTGACTCCTTGAAATTCATCTCCGCCTCAAAACATCCGGTAAATCGCTTCCCAACAAGCATTCTGATGATTATATTGAACGTTATGTTCTCAAACCAACTACTTAAGTTCACTTCACTATTATTATCACTACTACAATTTGAGTACAAGTCTTTTATAGAGCAATTCACTTCTGATGTACGGACGTGCTTTAGCTTCTCAAGACGACTGTTGGTTAAGAGTTCAACAGTTACCATTTTACGAATATCACGCCAGTATTGTCCGTAAGGGGCTAAAGCAAAAATTGCTCCATTGTAGCCTAAGTACTTGCTTAATGCCATGCTTGGTCGACTAGCAAATATTTTATCATTGCCAGCTGTGAAGCAATTTTTAACCATTTCCCAACTGCTGACAACAAGAGCTGGATGGGATCCCAGCTGCAGTTGAAAAATGGGTCCATATTTATCTGTCATGAGTCCAAGGATTCGACAAACAGGAAGATTGCCACTAAGAAGATAGAGGTGACCTATAAAGGGCAACGCACCTGGAGCTTTAGGTGCAACAGTTTCTCTGTTTCTAGTTTTGTATTTGCAAGCAACAAAAAGGGCTAACAACCAAGCAATTGATAGTGCTAAGAGTTCAGAAAGAAAATACATGTTGATTATATGGTAGCTAAGTAGTGGACTGAAATTTTAGAAGCTATTGAGGTTACTACGAGAGGAGAGTAGATAGTGGGTATTTATAATTGAACTGCGGTGTTAGAAACactgtgtttttcttttttggggcGGCGAGAGGGGGTGGGGTTGTAAAATTAAAAGACCACACATACAGTGAGATTTTAtgtatgattttcttttatataaaataagtagTGTACTATTTATCACGGTTGTGATACAGTgataagtactccttcatcatTAACAAGAGGTTTCGATTTCagtacaaaaaaagaaaaaatgttgtAACTTCATATGACAATGAAAAATTGATATAGTTTGATAAGTAAATGTAAGCTTTTAGTTTAGCTATAATAATATTTCTACTAAAAATAAggtattcttcttcttatcttctctCACAtgaagttattatttctactaaatatataaaaggacGATTGaacatttcattcataaaattgTGGACAACTTAATGTCAAAAAATAGACATAAGTTTGAAGAAGGACccaaagtgcaccaatattacAAATATAGAAGATTATTTGTGCTTCATGTAAATAATAAGAAATGGACTTTGAATTTTAATCCAAAGATAAAGAATTATTTAGGGCTTTTTCTCGTTTGAAACAattcagattttattttatgtggcttaaaattaaaagatgtaCAATCTGGGGACAGCGACCTGTAGTCCTATACGGACTTAGGGGTGtgcatgaccgggttggttcggatttttcaaatatcaaaccaaactatttgtgtaaaatttttaaatttataaacctcgagttggttcggatttttcaaatatcaaactaaaccattgtgtcgaattttttaatttataaatcaaaccaaactaataaacctcggattttttcagattttagaattttttcggtaaagtttgcatacaaacatataattaacttgtgctccaaatatttcttttgtccaatcaaaatacaattatctaaggtgtttcttaaaaaaaaacacaaaatatgagatgggtgatgacactaaaatattcaataaaaaataataatgaaatcatcatataaaataaatattgcaaagtcataatgaaatgatcataatttaaaagtattaaatcatgctaaaataagtttaataagtgttagttacattactaaatatttaacgaaaattaaaattagattatgtattttaattgtttaaaccaatgtaaaactaaagaacaaatattcaatattattgtcattcttagtgttgaattgattttatttttgcattattattaatttgattttgatttaagttttattataattatcaacatctatgaactataatcttt
Protein-coding sequences here:
- the LOC125852472 gene encoding xanthotoxin 5-hydroxylase CYP82C4-like, coding for MYFLSELLALSIAWLLALFVACKYKTRNRETVAPKAPGALPFIGHLYLLSGNLPVCRILGLMTDKYGPIFQLQLGSHPALVVSSWEMVKNCFTAGNDKIFASRPSMALSKYLGYNGAIFALAPYGQYWRDIRKMVTVELLTNSRLEKLKHVRTSEVNCSIKDLYSNCSSDNNSEVNLSSWFENITFNIIIRMLVGKRFTGCFEAEMNFKESIKKVLYLGGTFVFSDAIPSIEWMDIGGYIKSMKQTNKEVDSVLDSWLKQHIEKRKDCDSNSSGSDQSDFFDVMLSTLPEETMESGYDRNAIIKATALILIMTASESTAETLIWALSMLINDTRSLKLAQDELDEHVGRNRWVEESDIKNLPYLQAIVKETLRLYPPGPLAGPREAIEDCYVGNYHIKKGTRLIVNLWKLQRDSRIWEDPNEFKPERWFLKEHSEFNFRGQNFEYIPFSSGRRMCPGLTFGSQVVHLTLAKLLHGFNISTTREEPIDLSEGLGIALPKVKPLQPFVSPRLAVELYQNL